A portion of the Candidatus Taylorbacteria bacterium genome contains these proteins:
- a CDS encoding ribonuclease HII — MVSKYIIGIDEVGRGPIAGPLTFCALKAPASEKFFQFRGSKDSKKLSPLRREEWFKKIMRERKNGALDFSISHIAPNVLDTIGLSKAIKVAVKRCLDKLEVNPCECEVLLDGGLKAPKEFTNQKTIVRGDEKIKIIGLASIVAKVSRDRIMVRLSKKYENYAFESHKGYGTKEHYKLLRKWGLSKIHRRSFLKNV; from the coding sequence ATGGTCTCGAAGTATATAATAGGCATCGATGAAGTAGGGCGTGGTCCTATCGCTGGACCTTTGACGTTCTGCGCTCTTAAAGCGCCGGCATCAGAGAAGTTTTTTCAATTTCGAGGTTCAAAAGATTCAAAAAAACTTTCTCCCTTGAGGCGCGAGGAATGGTTTAAGAAAATAATGCGGGAGAGAAAAAATGGGGCGCTTGATTTTTCGATATCGCATATTGCTCCGAATGTTTTGGATACGATAGGGCTTTCGAAAGCCATCAAGGTTGCGGTCAAAAGATGTCTCGACAAGCTCGAAGTAAATCCCTGCGAGTGCGAAGTTCTCCTTGACGGCGGACTCAAGGCGCCAAAAGAATTTACAAATCAGAAGACGATTGTAAGGGGAGACGAAAAAATCAAAATAATCGGTCTCGCTTCGATTGTGGCAAAAGTGTCCCGAGACAGGATTATGGTTCGTTTGTCGAAGAAATATGAGAACTACGCTTTTGAGAGTCATAAAGGATATGGCACGAAAGAGCACTATAAGCTCCTGCGAAAATGGGGTCTCTCTAAGATACATAGGAGGAGCTTTCTGAAAAATGTGTAG
- a CDS encoding FAD-binding oxidoreductase, translating into MKEEIKQFVKGDVADDEESLKKYSHDASLLEVTPELVVFPKDVEDIKNLVRFVRDRKKENPTLSITPRAAGTCMSGGPLNDSIILDVNKYMQGTLSVSAEAGHEEAVVLPGTFYRDFEKKTLEKGVFLPSYTASKELCAVGGMVGNNSGGEKTLAYGKTEDYINKLKVIFSDGNEYVVKPLAKPELDIKMSQNDFEGSIYKRVFELVEKNKDLLASAKPKVSKNSAGYFLWNVWDGVTFDLNKLLVGSQGTLAITTEITFKLVPVKKYSKLYVIFLKSLDPVAKLVNEILPFKPESFESYDDHTLMLAIKFMPDMVRTMKTSFLKLMWSFLPEAWMMVTGGMPKLVVLVEFADDSESAVNDKMQKLDAHLAPFHLKTRVTASEEESKKYWTIRRESFNLLRKHVKNRRTAPFIDDIIVRPEHLPEFMPKLTEILDRYKLVYTIAGHVGNGNFHIIPLMDMRDPREKGIIMNVSSEVYKLVLEYKGSITAEHGDGIVRTPYLPKMYGEEIMALFKEVKNIFDPQNILNPGKKVGSTLRYFKDHIVAE; encoded by the coding sequence CTCCTTGAAGTGACGCCGGAGCTAGTCGTCTTTCCAAAAGATGTCGAGGATATAAAAAATCTTGTCAGATTTGTTCGAGACCGCAAAAAAGAAAATCCGACGCTCTCGATAACGCCGAGGGCGGCTGGCACGTGCATGTCGGGAGGACCTTTGAATGACTCAATTATTCTCGATGTCAACAAATACATGCAGGGGACTCTTTCTGTTTCTGCCGAAGCCGGCCACGAAGAAGCTGTTGTTCTCCCCGGAACATTCTATAGGGATTTTGAAAAGAAGACGTTGGAGAAAGGCGTGTTTCTGCCTTCCTATACCGCCTCGAAAGAATTGTGCGCCGTAGGAGGAATGGTAGGCAATAATTCGGGAGGGGAAAAAACGCTCGCTTATGGAAAAACGGAAGATTACATTAATAAGCTCAAAGTGATTTTTTCTGACGGCAACGAGTATGTTGTTAAACCACTTGCAAAACCCGAACTCGACATCAAAATGTCGCAGAACGATTTTGAAGGTAGTATCTACAAACGCGTTTTTGAACTCGTCGAAAAAAACAAAGACTTGCTTGCGAGCGCGAAGCCCAAAGTTTCCAAGAATTCCGCCGGATACTTTCTTTGGAATGTCTGGGATGGAGTGACGTTTGATTTGAATAAGCTTTTGGTCGGCTCGCAGGGGACTTTGGCGATTACGACCGAAATTACTTTCAAGCTCGTGCCGGTGAAGAAATATTCAAAACTATACGTCATCTTCCTAAAAAGCCTCGACCCTGTCGCGAAGCTTGTGAATGAAATTTTACCCTTTAAGCCGGAGAGTTTCGAATCATACGATGACCACACTCTAATGCTAGCTATCAAATTTATGCCGGACATGGTGCGCACGATGAAAACCAGTTTCTTGAAGCTTATGTGGAGTTTTCTTCCTGAAGCGTGGATGATGGTGACAGGCGGGATGCCCAAGCTCGTGGTGCTCGTCGAATTTGCGGACGATTCCGAGTCTGCCGTGAACGACAAGATGCAGAAACTTGACGCACATCTTGCGCCATTTCATTTAAAAACTCGCGTGACTGCGTCGGAGGAAGAATCAAAAAAGTATTGGACGATCCGCCGTGAGAGTTTCAATCTCCTTCGCAAACATGTGAAGAATCGCAGAACGGCGCCCTTCATCGACGACATTATTGTTCGACCCGAACACCTGCCCGAATTCATGCCGAAGCTAACGGAAATTTTGGACAGATACAAACTCGTCTATACCATTGCGGGGCATGTAGGCAACGGCAACTTCCATATTATTCCCCTTATGGACATGCGCGACCCGCGTGAAAAGGGGATTATTATGAACGTCTCAAGCGAAGTCTATAAGTTGGTCTTAGAATACAAGGGCTCGATCACGGCCGAGCATGGAGACGGCATTGTGCGGACACCCTATCTTCCAAAGATGTATGGAGAAGAAATCATGGCGCTTTTCAAGGAGGTAAAAAACATTTTTGACCCGCAAAACATTCTGAACCCAGGCAAGAAAGTCGGTAGTACCCTCCGCTATTTCAAAGACCATATCGTTGCGGAATAA